Genomic DNA from Bacteroides zhangwenhongii:
AGTTAAGGAATGCTTCGGATGTCATCGTTGCTCCTACGGACAGTCCGAGGAAGATAGTAGCAGCATTCATGATGCTATTGGAAGCAGCATCGAACAAGCGGAATGTATTGGTACCGATTTCTTTTACCAGGTTACCAAACATCAACATACCCACCAAAGGCACTGCACTTGGTACGAAGAGGGCAACAACGGTAGTTACCACAATCGGGAAGATAATCTTCAATACACGCAGATTCTTGATTTCAGTCTTCGAAGGATACATTTTTTCCTGCTCTTTCATGTTGATACTCAACTCTTTCTTTGTACAGAACAGTTTCACTACCAACGGAATAATCACCGGAACGAGTGCCATGTAGGAATAAGCCGCAATAGCAATCGGACCCAACAAATGCGGTGCCAGCTTGATAGTTGTAAAGATGGCCGTCGGACCATCCGCACCTCCGATAATACCTAAAGAAGCAGCTTCTTGCGGAGTGAACCCCATCAAGATAGCCACCAACAACACGGTAAAGATACCCAGCTGTGCAGCCGCACCGAATATAGAAAGATGCAAGTTACGCAACATCGGCCCGAAGTCCGTCAACGCACCGACACCCATAAAGATGATCGGAGGCAGGAAACCTGTCTTAATCAGCATATAGTAAATGAAGTTCATCAAGCCTAATTCGTGGGCAATGTCATGCAACGGCATTTCCCAGATGTTTTTCAACACTCCGTTTACCATCACCATACCATTCTCATCTGCCTGAATGACTCCCATATCTCCACCGGGAAAGTTGGCAAGCAACACCCCGAAAGCAATGGGAACAAGCAGCAGCGGTTCGTACTGTTTCTTGATACCGAGATAGAGCAGAACAAACGCGATGGCATACATTATCAGGAACTGCGGTTCGGCAATGATATTGCTGAACGCAGTCATCTCGTATAAATTCTCAAATATCTCGTTCATTATCCTATCTTCATTAATACATCATCTTCTGAAACAGCATCTCCCGGAGTAACGCAAATGGCAGTAACCGTACCGCCAAACTCTGCACGAATGGCATTGTAGGTCTTCATGGCTTCCACATAACAAATGACATCACCTTCTTTCACCGTGTCGCCTACTTGCAAAGCAGTCTCCTGCGCATTCTTCACCAAGAAGAATTTGCCTTCTAGCGGTGAAAGCACTTCCTTGCCCTCTCCGGCCGGAGCAGCGGTAGCGGCTGATGCAACAGGAAGTTCGGTATCACCGTAAGCCACTGTCACACGATAGGCCTGTCCGTCAACTTGCACAGTCAGTGTCTTCGGTTTTGCATCTTCCTCCGGAGATTTATCTTTTTCTGCACGACGCTTAGCAACGTCTTCCAAGAAGTCTTCTTTTGCTTTTCCACTCTTGTAAGCCTCATACTGAGCCGGATGCATGGCATATTCGAAGAGTTCTTCGTCATCCTGCCCTACGTCCCATTTATTCTCCTTCATCAACTTACGGTATTTGTCGAGACTGTCCGGATAG
This window encodes:
- a CDS encoding sodium ion-translocating decarboxylase subunit beta, encoding MNEIFENLYEMTAFSNIIAEPQFLIMYAIAFVLLYLGIKKQYEPLLLVPIAFGVLLANFPGGDMGVIQADENGMVMVNGVLKNIWEMPLHDIAHELGLMNFIYYMLIKTGFLPPIIFMGVGALTDFGPMLRNLHLSIFGAAAQLGIFTVLLVAILMGFTPQEAASLGIIGGADGPTAIFTTIKLAPHLLGPIAIAAYSYMALVPVIIPLVVKLFCTKKELSINMKEQEKMYPSKTEIKNLRVLKIIFPIVVTTVVALFVPSAVPLVGMLMFGNLVKEIGTNTFRLFDAASNSIMNAATIFLGLSVGATMTSEAFLNWTTIGIVIGGFLAFALSITGGIFFVKLVNLFSKKKINPLIGATGLSAVPMASRVANEIALKYDPKNHVLQYCMASNISGVIGSAVAAGVLISFLA